A segment of the Streptomyces sp. XD-27 genome:
GCCGAGCACGAGGACAAGCTGCTGCGCCGGCTGGCCGGGCGGCTCTCGCACGACGTACGGGTGTGGCGGGTCGCCGCGGCCCCGCCCGGCTTCAACGCGCGGTTCTCGGCGATCTGGCGGCGTTACGCCTATCGGGTGGTGGACCACCCCGGCGGGGTCGACCCGCTGCTGCGCGGCCACGTGCTGTGGCACGACTGGCCGCTGGACGTCGCCGCGATGAACGCCGCGTCCCAGCCGCTGCTGGGGGAGCACGACTTCGCGGCGTACTGCAAGAAGCGCGACGGCGCGACGACCATCCGCACCCTGCAGAACCTGAGCTGGGAGCGGGGGGCGGACGGCGTCGTCACGGCGACCGTGCGGGCCGACGCCTTCTGCCACAACATGGTGCGCTCGCTGGTCGGCGCGCTGCTCTTCGTGGGCGACGGGCACCGGCCGGTGGACTGGCCGGGCACGGTGCTGGCCGCCGGGGTCCGGGACTCCGCGGTGCATGTGGTGCGGCCGCACGGGCTGACGCTGGAGGAGGTCGGCTACCCGGCCGACGACCAGCTCGCGGCCCGTAACCGCGAGGCCCGCAACAAGCGGAGCCTGCCGGGGTGCGCGGGCTGCCACTGACGCCTGCGGCGGGCTTGTCCCCACAGCGTCCCTCAGCGGCTCCGCCGCCGGAGCCCCTTCCCGAACCACGGCCCGGGGGCTGGGGCGGAGCCCCGGGTCCCCAGGCCGCGCCTCAGCCCGCCGCCGCCGTCGTGATCGCCAGGTTGCTCGCCGTCGTGAAGTATGGGCGGAAGCCGCCGGCCAGCGGGTACAGGTCGGTCTTGTTGCGGTCGACGATGTCGCCGATGAGGCGGGCGACGCGGATCGGCTCGGCCGGGTCCTGGGCGCCCTCGCGCAGTGACAGGTCCCATACGCCCCGTCCCTGGAACTCCTTGTACGGGAGCGTGAACCGGAAGCGCCCGTCGGCCAGGAGGGTGACCGGCGCGGTGACCGGGCCGTCCGCGCCCTTGCGCGGGGTGGCGACGGCGACGGCGCCCTCGCCCAGCCGGGTGGCGCCCCCGTGCAGCGTGCCCTCCACGGTGAGCTCCTCCGCCGTCGCGTGGACGTCGCGGGCCTCCGCGTGGGCGGGGCGGTGCCAGGCGCGTACCGCGAGGTAGCCGTCGACGGTGGGATAGGGGACCCACCAGGCGAACGGGGCGCCGGGCAGCGGTTCCAGGGTCACCAGGCCGCGCCCCTCGGCGTAGCGGGAGACGACGCGCCGGCGGGCGCGGTCACCGGGGCGTACCACGTGCAGGTCCCAGCGGCCCTCGGCGAAGGGCGTGCCGCCCTCGGCGCGGGAGAGCGCCGCGCGGTCGAGCACGGCCGTCCAGGGCCCGTCCGCGCCCTGGACGGCGTCCGGCCGCCGGAGCGGGAGGCGTATCCGGTCGCCGTGGCCCCGCCGGGTGACGGTGAGTTCCAGGTCGCTGCCGTGCAGTCCCGCGGGCTCGACGAGGACGGTCAGGTTCCCCTCGGCGTCGGCCCGGCAGGACGCCACCGGGCGCAGCGGGGGCTGCCTGCGGATCAGCTGCTTGACCGCCGACTTCAGGGTCGTGGCCAGCGGCTGCCGGGGGGCGCGCGGCGGGCGCCGGTCGGCGGGGGCGGTTCCGCGCTGCTCGTACAGCTCGACCAGGAGCCGCTCGTACGTGGCGGCGACCCGCTCGGGGGCGTAGCGCTGGGCGGCGGTGCGGGCGGCACGGCCCATGGTGCGGCGCAGCTCGTCGTCCTCGATCAGCCTGAGGAGCCCCGCGGCGATGGCGTCGCGGTCGCCGTTGGGGACCAGCAGCCCGTCCTCGCCGTCCGTGATGATCTCGCCGGGGCCGTGCGGGCAGTCGGTCGCGAGGACCGGTACCCCGCAGTGCATCGCCTCCACGATCGTCATGCCGAAGGACTCCTCGCGGGAGGTGACCGCCGCGATGGATCCCTTGGCCCACTCGGTCTCGATGGGGGAGTGGGCCCCCATGAGCGTGATGTGCCCGGCCAGGCCGAGGGCGTCGATCTGCTTGCGCAGCGCCGCCTGCTGCGGGCCGCGGCCATAGAGCCTTAAACGCCACTCGGGGTGCCGGGCGGCGACGGTGGACCAGGCGTCGACCAGCAGGTCGTACCGCTTGACGGGGATGAGCCGGCCGGCGGCGACGACGAGCTTCGCGCTGCCGTCGGAGGGCTCGACCGGGGTGGCGGGGACGGCGTTGGGGATGCCGACCAGCCGGGTGTCGATGCCGGGCAGCTTGGCCCGGTGGGTGGCCGCGTCGGCCTCGGAGACCGAGGTGAAGGCGTCCAGGCGGGGGATGGCGGCGTCGCAGGCGGCGCGGATGTCGGGTTTGTGGGTGCCGTGGAGCCGGTGCTCCTGACCGATCCGCAGATAGCGGTCGCTGCCGAACTCGGCGAGGTAGATCACCAGTCCGGGGCGGGTCGCGATGACGGCGTCCGCGTCGGTGGCGGCCAGATACGCGGCGACGCGCTCGTCGGTGAGGGCGTTGAAGTTCTTGGTGCCGTTCGCCTCGGCCGCGGGGACGTGGGCGGTGGGACGGGACAGCCCGGGGTCGCGGGCGTCGCTGCCCCGGGCGCCCGCGCGCCGTTCGATCAGCGGGACGATCGTCACGGCGTCGTGCAGCGGGAGGCTGGGCGACTCGGCCGTACGCATCAGGGAGACGATCTCCACGGTGTGCCGGGCCGCCAGGGCGCTCGCGAGGTTGAACGTGGAGCGGATGGTGCCGCCGATGCCGTAGGCGTTGTGCAGAAGGAAAGAGATCTTCATCGTCGTGTGCCGCGCCGTGGTGCGGTGTGGCGCGCTCTCCTCTCCGGAGCCTCGGGCTGCCTGGGGTTGTCCTGACGGTTGGCCGGTGCCGGGTGGCCGGTTCCGGGTGTCCCGTCGGTGTCCGGTCGGCGTCCGGGCGGGGGCGGGACGGTGTCCGGTCGGTCGGTAAGACCGGCAGGAGCGGCGAAGGTTGCCTGTTTCGCCACGGGTTGGGGGAAGCGCCACATCCGGGGGCGGAGGGGCAACCTCCGGGTGTTTTCGGTCGTCGGGGGGTCGGACTGGTTCTTTTCCGGCAGAACCGCGGTGCCTGGCCGGATCGTGACGGTGTCGTGACCGGGGACCGGACAACTCCCGGGGCCGTCGGGCGGTCCAGTAATCACTGGTCGGCAGCGTCTGCCCGCTCCTGGAAGGCGCGGACCACCTGAGTGAGAGAGCGATCTGGAATGCGCGGGAATGTGAACAAGTCGGTGGCGCGGGTCGTGCTGGCGGCCGCGGTGGCGGCGACCCTGGGCACGGCGACGGCCTGTGAGGACTCCAAGGACGACAAGCCGGCCGGCAGGGGCTCGCAGAAGCCGGCCGCCACCGAGACGCACAAGACGCTGGGCAAGGCCGAGCTGGAGCAGGCCGTCCTGGCCAAGGCCGACGTCAAGGCCAAGGGTTACGCGATCAAGGAGATGACGAAGGCGGAGCTGGCGGAGGGCGACGCGGCGAAGTCGGACAAGGCCGTGTGCCAGCCGGCGGTGGCGCTGATGGGTTCGAAGTACTCCCCGGAACCGGCTGATTCGGTCTACCGGACCCTCGGCAAGGGGGACCTGAAGACCAAGGAGAGCTTCTCCGGCATGCTGCGGGTCTCCTCCTACGCCGCTGGCGGCGCCGAGAAGACGATCGCCGACCTCAAGAAGGCCGTGGAGGGGTGCAAGGGCGGCTTCACCGCCACCGACGGCTCCGGCGAGAAGCAGAAGTTCACGGCGGTGACCGCGCAGCCGGCGGCGAAGCTGGGTGACGAGGCGCTGGCGTTCGACATGTCCGGCGACGGCCTCAAGTTCAGCGTCAAGGCGGTGCGCTCCGGAGCTCATGTGACGGTGCTCCTGGGCTTCAACATGCTCGACCCGATGAAGTCGCAGGTCCCGCAGGAGCTGGTGACCGCGCAGGTGGCCAAGCTGGAGAAGGCGATCGCCAAGAACGCGGGCTGACGGCCGCCCGCAGGAATCCTGACGTCACGTCAGTTAGGTGGATGACGCGGGCCGTTGGGCGGTGACGATCACTGGGGTGTCCGGTGCGCGACGGCGCGCCGGACACCCTGCGTCACTTCGAGGTAGTCACCGAGCGTGACAGAAAGTGCGACATATCGGACATTGGCGTAGCTTCTTGTCACGTCAGCTTCGCTCGCCGAGCGAAAGTGCCGATATGAGGAGGCATTGATGCTTGCTCAGAGGACAACCCTCATCGCAGACCCCCCCGAAATGAAGGCCACTCACGCGCTGATGGTGGAGCCGGAAACCACGATCAGCGACGCTCCGCTCTACTCCCCGGAGGCCAAGGGCGCACTGCTGCTGCTCCTGCTGCTGTCGCCGAAGTCTCCCAAGGAGCCGAGGGACAAGTGAGTGCTGAGCGAGTCGGCGTCACTCGACGCCCGCACGGTAGGCCGGCTCCTGCGACGGGGCGCCGCTGATGGGCTCCGCTGAAGGGACCGCTCGTGCGGTCTACGCCGAAGCGACCGCCGCCTTGGCACGTCGTGTCCTCGATGCCCTCCCGGGTGTCGAGGGCACGGCTGTGCTCGCCGACTTCGTGGAGGACAGCGCCGATCCGAAGGCCGCGCTCGCCGCCGTACGGGTCCTCGGCGCGGACGTCCTGGCCCCGCACGCCCTGACCGGTGCGGTGGTGCACCCGCAGGACGCGGCCGCCATCAGCCAGGCCGCCGCCGTCTTCCCCGCCCCCGTCTACGCGTCGCCGCCGCCGCGGGGTCCCGTCGAGGACTGGGCCGTCGCCTGGCGCGACTGGGCCACCGCGCGGCTGCTCGTCCGGCACGGCGCCGCCGCGCCCCAACTCGCCCCGCCCGAGAGCTGCCCCGCGCTCACCGACGCGGACCCCTGGCAGCCGTGGGCGGGCACGATGGCCCGGCTGTCGCCGCTGAGCCTGCCCGGAGTGGACGGCCCGGTACGGGACGCCGCCCTGCGCAACCCGGTCGCGCTGGCCCGCGGCGCCACCCGCGCCCTGCTCCGCCGCGACTACCCGACCGCCGCCCGACTGGCCCGGTGGCTCGCGGTACTCCACCGCGAAGACGTCCCCCTGCCGCTCGACCCCGCGACGTATCTCGACCACATCGCGCTGCACACCGGCGACGGCCCGCGCCTCGCCCTCGACCTCGCGGTGGCACGCGCGTTGCTGGGAGACCACCCGAGGAGGGAGAACGTATGACGGCGCCCGTCACCTCCATCGCCCACCAGGTCGCCGCCAGGGCGCTCGGCTGGCTGCACACGCACCGCGAGTTCGGCGCGCTGCCGCCGGACACCACCGCCGACCTGGGCGACCCCAACAGCGTGTACAAGCCGCTCGGGGAGACCGCGCTCGCGGGCTCCCTCGTCCTGCGGGAGTCCGCCGCGGGCAGCGCCGAAATGCAGGCCGCGCGGGAGCTGTTGGACTTCAGCTGGGTGCAACTGCGCGAGGGCGACATGCTCTACGAACGCCAGCTGCGCCACCAGCTGATGACCGACCCGCTGGAGACGTACGCCCACTTCGCGCGCTCCGGCTACCGCCACGAGGGCATGGAGCGCCTGCTGCGGCACAACGCCGGGCTGCGCTCCGTACGCGCCATCGAGCACATGCCCAACCGCAAGTTGGCGGTCGCCAACGCGGCCCGTGTGGCGCGGATCGACTACGACGTCGACTGGATGCGGCTCACCCAGGCCACCTGGCTCGGCGCCACCCCCGAGCCCTGGGCCATCGACTGGATGACCGCGTACTCCGTGACGCACACGGTCTTCCACCTCACGGACTGGGGCGCCCGCCCGGAAGGGCTGCCCCGGCAGATCTCCCGCTACCTGTCGACCTGGGTGCCCGTATGGATCGACATCTGGCGGGAGGTCGCCCAGTGGGACCTGCTCGCCGAGCTGATGATCGTCGGGTGCTGTCTGCGGGAACCCGTCTGCGACCCGGAGAACTGGGCGCTGCTGGCGGAGGTCCAGCACGAGGACGGGCTGCTGCCGCGGGACGGCGAGCCGGTCGCGGAGGACCCGGAGCAGCGGTTCAACGACCACCAGCACACCGCCGTCGTCGCGGCCGTCGCGGGCACCATCGCCGTCTCGCGCACCCTGGCCGGAACGCCGGCCCCGGGCACCGGCGCGCCCGACCGGGGGGCGGGGCCCGGCGGCCCGGCATGAGGGCCCCGGAGGGCGCCCCGACGCCGGGCGGCGCTCGACCGGGCGCCGCGGCCCGGCCTGACCCCGGCCGTCGCGCGGACCCGAGTCCCGTCCGTGCGGCGGGCCCGGTCGGTGGGGGAGGGGAGGACCTGGTCGGCGGACGCGTGGCGGACCCGGGCGGCGAAGGGGTGGCGGACCCGGTCGGCGGTGGTGCCGGGGGGCGGCTGCTGGCCGCGCTCGTCGCCGCCGCGCCCGGGGCCAGCGCCGTCGTGGTCGCCGCGCGCCAGGCCGGACGGCGGGTGGTGGCCGTCACCGGCACCACTGCGCACGACCGCACCACCGCGTACGACGGCACCACCGCGTACGACGGCACCACCGCGTACGACGGCACCACCGCGTACGACGGCACCACCGCGTACGACGGCACCACCGCGTACGACGGCACCACCGCGTACGACGGCACCACCGCGTACGACGGCACCACCGCGTATGACCGCACCACCGTGTACGACGGCGCCGGTGCCGCCGCGCCCGCCGACCGGCACACGCGCTTCGAGCTCGGTTCCGTCACCAAGACCTACACCGCGCTGCTGCTGGCCGACATGGCCGCCCGGGGCGAGGTCCGCTACACCGACCCCATCGCCCGCTTCCTGCCGCGCGGCTCCGTACCGCACGACACGGGCGGCCGGATCACCCTGCTGCACCTGGCCACCCACACCTCCGGCCTGCCCCGGCTGCCGCGGGGCTTCCTGCGGCGGGCGGTGCCCCGCTGGTGTGCCAACCCCTACGCCGGGTTCGGCACCGGTGACCTGCTGGCGGCTCTCGCCCGTACCCGGCCGTCGCCGGACCCCGGCACCCGGGTGCGGTACTCCAACTTCGGGGCCGGACTCCTCGGGCTGCTGCTCGCCCGCGCCGCCGGAGCCGAGTTCCCCGACCTGCTCGCCGCCCGCGTCCTGACCCCGCTGGCCCTGTACCGCACCGGCTGCGCCGACGACGAGAGCCAGGCCACGGGCTACTGGCACGGCCGCCCCCGCCCGAGCTGGCGCATCCCGGGCCTGGCCGCCGCCGGTGCCGTCCGCTCCAGCGGCGACGACCTGCTGCGCTACCTGGAGGCGCTGCTCGCCCCGGACGCCGCGGCGGACGGCGCCCCCCGCTCGCTGCGCGCCGCGCTCGCCGACGTGGCCCGCCCCCGGGTCGCCGTACGCGCCGGCGGCGACCGGATCAGCCTGCTGTGGAACATCCGGCGGCGGCCCGGCCACGACGTGTACTTCCACTCCGGCGGTACGCGGGGCTTCACCTCGCTCGTCGGGTTCAGCCCGCAGCGGGACGTGGCGCTCGCGGCCGTGGCGAACACCTCGCCCACGCTGGACGGCAGGTTCATCCAGCGCGCCTACCTCGCCCTGCGCGACCTGGCCGCGGACCCGGCCCCGGACGGCGGCGCGCTGGGCCCGGCCGAAAGCCGTACGACCGGCTGAAAAAGCCCTACGACCGGCCTGAAAGGCCCCTACGAGGCGCCCGCGGCGGCCACCGCCGACGCCTGGGCGTTGCCGCGCGCCAGGATGCGGCGGAAGGCGTAGTCGGAGACGTCCCGCCCGGCCTGGGACGCCTTGGGATCGCTGGAGGACGCCACGCCCTTGCCGGAGGTGTAGCCGGAGATCGTGAAGTAGGCGTAGCGGCCGATCGCGTTGGCGCTGGCGATGCAGTCCGCCTTGCGGCAGAAGGCGGGCACGCCGCCGCCGGGCAGCGACGCGACGTTCGGCCTGGCCTGCTTCTTCGCCTTCTCGGCCGCCGCCTTGTCGTCGAACACGGCGATGCCGACGGTGACCGCGACGCCGTCCCTGGCGTACGTCGCGCGGAAGAACCGGCGGCAGCCGTTCTGCGTCAGCACGCCGCCGAGCGCACCCTGCGCCGCCGTCGCGCAGCTCTTGGTGGCGCTGGTGAGCCCCTTGTCGTACGTGCGGTCGTTCGCGGTCGCCTTCGCGTCGGGGAAGAGCGTGCGGTCGCTGAGCGGGGCCTTGTCCTTCTTCGCGCTGGAGAGGATGTCGACCGGGTCGGGCGGGGCGGGCGGGGCCACGTGCGAGAAGCTCGGCTCCGGCGTCACGGACTCGCTCGGCAGTTTCTGCGGCGTCGGCAGCCCGCCGGCCTGGTCCGAGGCGCCGCCCTTGCCGTCGCTGCTGACCACGGCCGTGGCCACGATCGCCGCGACGGCCCCCGCGGCGAGGACGCCGCCGCCGATCAGCAGCCACTTGCGGCGCCGGCCGCGGCGGGCGGTGTCGTCGGCGAGCGCCGCCCAGTCCGGCGTCGACGACGTCGGCGGTGTCGGCGGCTGAGACCCCCCAGGCCCGTACGGCCCCCCTTGCCCAAAGCTCATGGCGCGCATCTTAAACCGGTTGGTCACGGGCCGGGTGCCCCGGAAGAATCCCCCCTCATGGGGCATGTCGAAGCGGCACATCTGGAGTACTTCCTGCCGGACGGGCGGGCACTGCTGGGCGATGTGTCGTTCAGAGTCGGGGAGGGTGCAGCGGTCGCGCTGGCCGGCGCGAACGGCGCGGGCAAGACGACCCTGCTGCGGCTGATCGCGGGAGAGCTGCGGCCGCACGGCGGCACGGTGACGGTCAGCGGCGGGCTCGGCGTGATGCCGCAGTTCGTCGGGTCCGTACGGGACGAACGCACGGTGCGCGACCTGCTGGTCTCCGTGGCGCCGCCGCGGATCCGGGAGGCCGCCGCGGCCGTCGACCGCGCCGAGCACGCGATCATGACGCGGGACGACGAGGCCGCGCAGATGGGTTACGCGCAGGCGCTCAGCGACTGGGCGGAGGCCCGCGGCTACGAGGCCGAGACGGTGTGGGACATGTGCACCACCGCCGCGCTGGGCGTGCCGTACGAGCGGGCCCAGTGGCGCCAGGTGCGCACGCTCTCCGGCGGCGAGCAGAAGCGGCTGGTCCTGGAGTCCCTGCTGCGCGGCCCCGACGAGGTGCTGCTGCTGGACGAGCCGGACAACTATCTGGACGTCCCCGGCAAGCGCTGGCTGGAGGAGCGGCTGCGCGAGACGAAGAAGACGGTGCTGTTCGTCTCCCACGACCGGGAGCTGCTCGCCCGCGCCGCGGAGAAGATCATC
Coding sequences within it:
- the truA gene encoding tRNA pseudouridine(38-40) synthase TruA, which produces MSDHPAPGYVRVRLDLSYDGKDFSGWAKQRGRRTVQGELEDAIRTVTRSSETHELTVAGRTDAGVHARGQVAHVDLPEELWAEHEDKLLRRLAGRLSHDVRVWRVAAAPPGFNARFSAIWRRYAYRVVDHPGGVDPLLRGHVLWHDWPLDVAAMNAASQPLLGEHDFAAYCKKRDGATTIRTLQNLSWERGADGVVTATVRADAFCHNMVRSLVGALLFVGDGHRPVDWPGTVLAAGVRDSAVHVVRPHGLTLEEVGYPADDQLAARNREARNKRSLPGCAGCH
- a CDS encoding glycosyltransferase family 4 protein, whose amino-acid sequence is MKISFLLHNAYGIGGTIRSTFNLASALAARHTVEIVSLMRTAESPSLPLHDAVTIVPLIERRAGARGSDARDPGLSRPTAHVPAAEANGTKNFNALTDERVAAYLAATDADAVIATRPGLVIYLAEFGSDRYLRIGQEHRLHGTHKPDIRAACDAAIPRLDAFTSVSEADAATHRAKLPGIDTRLVGIPNAVPATPVEPSDGSAKLVVAAGRLIPVKRYDLLVDAWSTVAARHPEWRLRLYGRGPQQAALRKQIDALGLAGHITLMGAHSPIETEWAKGSIAAVTSREESFGMTIVEAMHCGVPVLATDCPHGPGEIITDGEDGLLVPNGDRDAIAAGLLRLIEDDELRRTMGRAARTAAQRYAPERVAATYERLLVELYEQRGTAPADRRPPRAPRQPLATTLKSAVKQLIRRQPPLRPVASCRADAEGNLTVLVEPAGLHGSDLELTVTRRGHGDRIRLPLRRPDAVQGADGPWTAVLDRAALSRAEGGTPFAEGRWDLHVVRPGDRARRRVVSRYAEGRGLVTLEPLPGAPFAWWVPYPTVDGYLAVRAWHRPAHAEARDVHATAEELTVEGTLHGGATRLGEGAVAVATPRKGADGPVTAPVTLLADGRFRFTLPYKEFQGRGVWDLSLREGAQDPAEPIRVARLIGDIVDRNKTDLYPLAGGFRPYFTTASNLAITTAAAG
- a CDS encoding serine hydrolase produces the protein MADPGGEGVADPVGGGAGGRLLAALVAAAPGASAVVVAARQAGRRVVAVTGTTAHDRTTAYDGTTAYDGTTAYDGTTAYDGTTAYDGTTAYDGTTAYDGTTAYDGTTAYDRTTVYDGAGAAAPADRHTRFELGSVTKTYTALLLADMAARGEVRYTDPIARFLPRGSVPHDTGGRITLLHLATHTSGLPRLPRGFLRRAVPRWCANPYAGFGTGDLLAALARTRPSPDPGTRVRYSNFGAGLLGLLLARAAGAEFPDLLAARVLTPLALYRTGCADDESQATGYWHGRPRPSWRIPGLAAAGAVRSSGDDLLRYLEALLAPDAAADGAPRSLRAALADVARPRVAVRAGGDRISLLWNIRRRPGHDVYFHSGGTRGFTSLVGFSPQRDVALAAVANTSPTLDGRFIQRAYLALRDLAADPAPDGGALGPAESRTTG